In one Fusarium falciforme chromosome 5, complete sequence genomic region, the following are encoded:
- a CDS encoding F-box domain-containing protein, which yields MVQVLPDPAFSPAGTPAHEGIDGPLAKRPGFGRTDSSGSMSREEHARRMQELNKKRAMRVPRRGWSMTDYQGDHDASQPGQSSSSQIDRQASIPENGPLPATEHYHYQHHQHHQYQHQQHQEPEAPVQDKTTELPRRPKLPPPRRSYSVMDYEPVPQTQPQPPKDYTLLDLPVELHYTIFDYLDPIDSVCFGLTNSNFYEIHRRLHGTVPLSSRYSGPNDMEWAWRGAGPLVHRHERSGHKDGPMEQMRVKGQVYCRKCGISRCELHRHLKEWMGEGYEYCSIKEVFGKPAGEDAKAYCYMKSPKNPSRCGRHGGKKIALQEKI from the coding sequence ATGGTTCAAGTGCTTCCAGACCCAGCCTTTTCCCCCGCCGGAACCCCGGCGCACGAGGGCATCGATGGCCCTCTTGCAAAGCGACCTGGTTTCGGCAGGACAGACTCTTCGGGGTCAATGTCCCGGGAGGAACATGCCCGACGCATGCAGGAACTAAACAAGAAGCGAGCGATGAGGGTTCCCAGGCGAGGATGGTCAATGACCGACTACCAGGGCGACCATGACGCCTCGCAGCCCGGACAATCGAGCTCTTCTCAAATTGACCGGCAAGCGTCTATTCCTGAAAATGGGCCCCTCCCTGCCACGGAACACTACCACTACCAACATCACCAGCATCACCAataccaacaccaacagcatCAGGAGCCTGAAGCTCCGGTCCAAGACAAAACGACCGAGCTTCCTCGTCGGCCCAAGCTGCCTCCTCCCCGCCGCTCGTACTCTGTCATGGACTACGAGCCCGTTCCTCAGACTCAGCCCCAGCCACCAAAGGATTACACATTGCTGGACCTCCCCGTAGAGCTTCACTATACCATCTTTGACTACCTCGACCCCATCGACAGCGTTTGCTTCGGACTCACAAACTCCAACTTTTACGAAATCCATCGACGACTGCACGGAACTGTTCCTCTCTCCAGCCGCTACTCGGGACCCAACGACATGGAGTGGGCATGGCGAGGGGCCGGCCCTCTTGTCCATCGCCATGAGCGAAGCGGCCACAAGGATGGCCCCATGGAGCAGATGCGCGTCAAGGGACAGGTCTACTGCAGGAAGTGCGGTATCTCCCGCTGCGAGCTTCACCGTCACCTGAAGGAGTGGATGGGCGAAGGCTACGAATACTGCTCCATCAAGGAGGTGTTTGGCAAGCCCGCCGGAGAGGATGCCAAGGCTTACTGCTACATGAAGTCGCCCAAGAATCCTTCGCGATGCGGACGTCACGGAGGAAAGAAGATTGCACTACAGGAAAAGATCTAG
- a CDS encoding Semialdhyde-dh domain-containing protein: MFSATSGAVRISARRIAPQATSGNTYISQGRFLSSTGLLSYAINTNPNPPLGKKNASNDVPSRVGLIGARGYTGQALIDLLNEHPNMDLRHVSSRELCGQELKGYSKRKIIYENLSPEEVAQLDQDGKVDCWVMALPNGVCQPFVEALGQSSNLIVDLSADYRFDGTWAYGLPELVQRSKIAQSTRISNPGCYATGSQLALSPILEHLGGMPTVFGASGYSGAGTKPSPKNDVKLLHDNLIPYSLTGHVHEREISHHLGVPTSFIPHVASWFRGIHLTVNIPLNKTLTSRDIRQIYQDRYAGEKLVKVVGEAPLVKSIQNKHGVEIGGFAVDKTGKRVVVCATIDNLNKGAATQCLQNMNLALGYDEYQGIPIE; encoded by the exons ATGTTCTCTGCTACTTCTGGGGCGGTGCGCATCAGCGCCCGCCGCATTGCCCCCCAAGCGACCTCGGGAAACACCTACATCTCCCAGGGCCGTTTTCTCTCTTCTACAGGGCTTCTGTCATATGCTATCAACACAAACCCGAATCCGCCATTGGGTAAAAAGAATGCTTCCAACGATGTACCATCCCGGGTTGGCCTCATTGGAGCCCGCGGCTACACAGGCCAAGCCCTGATTGATCTTCTCAACGAGCACCCCAATATGGACCTTCGACATGTATCCTCTCGGGAACTCTGCGGCCAGGAGCTCAAAGGATACAGCAAGCGGAAGATCATCTATGAGAACCTCTCCCCTGAGGAAGTAGCCCAACTGGACCAAGACGGCAAGGTCGACTGCTGGGTTATGGCGCTTCCCAACGGTGTCTGTCAGCCGTTCGTGGAGGCTCTCGGTCAGAGTTCGAACTTGATCGTTGATCTTTCCGCCGACTATCGTTTTGATGGCACTTGGGCTTACGGCCTGCCTGAACTGGTGCAACGAAGCAAGATTGCTCAATCAACTCGCATCAGCAACCCTGGGTGCTATGCGACAGGGTCGCAAttggccttgtcgcccaTTCTGGAACATTTGGGAGGCATGCCAACGGTCTTTGGAGCTTCGGGTTATAGCGGAGCTGGCACGAAGCCTTCCCCAAAGAACGACGTCAAGCTTCTCCATGATAATCTTATTCCTT ACAGCTTGACTGGGCATGTGCATGAGCGAGAGATCAGCCATCACCTTGGTGTGCCGACATCATTTATTCCGCATGT CGCCTCCTGGTTCCGCGGCATTCACCTGACCGTCAATATCCCCTTGAACAAGACGTTGACTTCTCGAGATATCCGTCAGATCTATCAAGACCGATATGCTGGTGAAAAGCTTGTAAAGGTTGTTGGTGAAGCCCCGCTTGTGAAGTCGATTCAGAACAAGCACGGAGTTGAGATTGGAGGCTTCGCCGTTGACAAGACCGGAAAGCGTGTCGTTGT TTGTGCCACGATTGACAACCTCAACAAGGGCGCTGCCACGCAATGCTTGC AGAACATGAACCTCGCGCTCGGGTATGATGAGTATCAGGGAATTCCTATCGAATGA
- a CDS encoding ANAPC4-WD40 domain-containing protein, with product MASPSITLDRILAAVPVTNRGQPTQLSTDSKGQRIAYPCAKSIFVRSIDDPSDCQEYTGHTAPTTVARFSPNGFKVASGDATGVLKVWEPASIDSTRGEYGIISGRLNDIAWDGESQRVIAVGDGREQFGRCITADSGNSVGEIIGHSKSVNAVAMKPQRPFRAATVGDDGNMVFYHGAPYKFNNKSAQHTGFVLGAAYSPDGTTLVTVGADKRIQLYDGKTGEPTKEIGQGEHTGSIFSVSWSQDSKKFVTASADQTVKLWDVEAGSVIQSWKFGEDASVGDQQVGVVFVHGRTDGLIISLNLEGHLTYLAEGKSEPIRVVYGHSKSITALASGSNGRGSDIWSGSVDGRVYHWDVKSGIASVVDGQTHTNQVAQVATIDGKAFSAGWDDTLRIVDESAKTFLGTSVKLPAQPKGVSASNGLVYVATYSGVSVYSGEKLVKEQSLDFTPGAIAASGSLVAIGADQNSVRIYTAGSGGALEPVKTLTNPTGTITALAFSKDGSHLAAGNSVGKIYVYNSDSWDLVTDRWSAHTARVTSIAWDDTGAYAASGSLDTNIFVWCLEKRNQGKRIKAANAHKDGVNGVTWVEGGRLASAGGDANVKIWNVQNLP from the exons ATGGCTTCTCCCTCAATCACCCTCGACCGCATCCTCGCCGCTGTTCCCGTCACCAACCGTGGCCAGCCAACTCAGCTCTCGACCGACTCCAAGGGTCAACGGATAGCTTATCCC TGCGCCAAGTCCATCTTTGTCCGCTCCATCGACGACCCTTCAGACTGTCAAGAGTACACCGGCCACACCGCCCCGACCACCGTCGCTAGATTTTCTCCCAATGGCTTCAAGGTTGCCAGCGGTGATGCCACTGGCGTGCTCAAGGTGTGGGAGCCCGCGTCCATCGATAGCACAAGGGGAGAGTACGGCATCATCTCGGGCCGCCTAAATGACATTGCCTGGGACGGCGAGTCGCAGCGTGTCAttgctgttggtgatggtcgCGAGCAGTTTGGACGCTGCATCACCGCTGACAGTGGAAACTCTGTCGGTGAGATCATTGGTCACTCCAAGTCCGTCAATGCCGTTGCTATGAAGCCCCAGCGACCATTCCGTGCTGCCACCGTTGGCGACGATGGCAACATGGTCTTCTACCACGGAGCCCCATACAAGTTCAACAACAAGAGTGCTCAGCACACTGGCTTCGTTCTCGGCGCTGCCTACTCCCCCGACGGAACTACCCTGGTCACTGTTGGAGCCGACAAGCGGATACAGCTCTACGACGGCAAGACGGGTGAGCCTACCAAGGAGATTGGTCAGGGTGAGCACACAGGAAGCATCTTTTCTGTGTCATGGTCGCAGGATAGCAAGAAGTTCGTGACGGCCAGTGCCGACCAGACCGTCAAGCTGTGGGATGTTGAGGCGGGCAGCGTCATCCAGAGCTGGAAGTTTGGTGAGGATGCCAGTGTTGGTGACCAGCAAGTCGGTGTCGTCTTTGTCCACGGCCGGACTGATGGACTTATTATCAGCCTGAACCTTGAGGGTCACCTCACATATCTTGCCGAGGGCAAGTCGGAACCAATTCGGGTTGTCTATGGCCACAGCAAGAGCATCACTGCCCTGGCCAGTGGGTCTAACGGCCGGGGCTCTGATATTTGGTCTGGCAGTGTCGATGGCCGGGTATACCATTGGGACGTCAAGTCAGGCATTGCGAGTGTGGTTGATGGCCAGACACATACAAACCAAGTCGCCCAGGTTGCGACCATTGATGGCAAGGCTTTCAGTGCTGGTTGGGATGATACCCTGCGAATCGTTGACGAGTCAGCCAAGACGTTCCTGGGAACTTCGGTCAAGCTGCCGGCGCAGCCAAAGGGCGTGAGTGCGTCCAACGGTCTCGTTTACGTCGCAACCTACTCTGGTGTTTCGGTCTACTCTGGCGAGAAGCTGGTGAAGGAGCAGAGCTTGGACTTCACCCCGGGTGCCATCGCGGCATCTGGCTCCCTGGTTGCCATTGGAGCTGACCAAAACTCGGTGCGCATCTACACAGCTGGATCTGGTGGTGCACTTGAGCCGGTCAAGACCCTGACCAACCCTACTGGAACCATTACTGCCCTGGCCTTCTCCAAGGACGGCTCTCATCTGGCTGCCGGAAACAGCGTTGGCAAGATTTATGTCTACAACAGTGATAGCTGGGACCTCGTGACGGACCGCTGGTCGGCCCACACTGCGAGGGTGACCTCCATCGCCTGGGACGACACGGGTGCCTATGCCGCGAGCGGTAGTCTCGACACCAACATCTTTGTTTGGTGCCTGGAGAAGAGGAACCAGGGAAAGCGAATCAAGGCTGCCAATGCTCACAAGGA